The genomic interval TGGAGGTAGCCCAGATTGTACTGGGCCATGGCCAGGCCCTGTTCGGCGGCCTTGCGGAACCAACGCGCCGCTTCGCGGTAATTGCGGCGTACGCCCTGGCCCGACGCTAGGGCCGTGCCCCAGGCGTTCTGGGCGCTGATGTCGCCCTTTTCAGCCGCCTGGCGGAAGAACAGGGCCGCGCGCTGCTCATTTTTTTTGACGCCCTTGCCGTCCAGGGTCAGACGCCCCAGCACATAGAGGGCTTCGGCATTGCCCGCGTCGGCCAGAGGCTTGAGCAGGCCCACGGCCTTGCCGTAATCCGCCGCATTGATGGCGGCCTGGACTTCGCGCAGGTCGCCGGCGTCGTCAGCCAGAGCCGCGGGCACCAGCGAGGGCAGGGAAAGCGCGGCCGGGCAGCAGAGCAGCCCGGCGGCCAGTAGGAACAGCAGAAAATAACGGGAAATCATGCTCATAATTTTGTCAGGGTTTGAGTCCAGTAGGGATTTTCGCTGCCCTTGACCATCATGGCCTGGAGGGCGCAATACGCGCGGCGCGCGTCCTGCACGGCGGCGCTGCGCCACCAGGAAACCGGGTCTTCCCATACCTGGTTGGCCTTGGCGGCGGCCTCCTCGGCGGAGCCGAACCAGATGCCCGCGCGGGCCAGCAGGTCCAGCAGGGCTTCGCTTTCCGGCGTGAGCGGCCAGACCTCGCGCGTCCAGAACAGGATGGTGGGCACGTTGGCGGCCAGGGCTTCCAGCATGGTGGTGCCGTGGTGGTCCAGAACCAGCAGGCGGCAGTCCAGCATCTGGGGGGTGAGCGGCCCGACGCTCAGGCGCACGCGGGGAAAGCGCGGCAGCAGCCAGGTGGCGTCCTGCAGGGCGCCGGGCAGGTCGAAATAGGGGCGGTAAAAGGTACGGGACTGCAGGGCGCGGCCCAGAGCCTCGAAAAACCACTGCTTGTCCTCGCGGTACTGGACCAGTTGGAGCGGCGTGGGATAGGAGTTCAGGCGGTAACCGTAGGCGGGCATTTCCGTGCCCACAAAGAGCAGATGGCGGCCGTTTTCACCGCGCCAGCGCCCGGCGATGCGGGCAATCTGCGGGTAGGGCAGGGGGATGAAATTGCCCCGGCTGCCGGCGTGCTCGCTCCAGCCCCAGGTGCCGAAAGCGTGCTGGCTGTATTCCACCAGGGCCGTGTCGCAAACGACCCGCACCTGGCCGTAATTGCCGCCGTGCTGCACGTACATCAGCCGGTTGCCGTGGGCGCGCCAGACGGCTAGACGCTGGCGGTAGGCCGCGTCCTCATAGGCCGCCACGCTGGCCACGCGCAGGCAGGGCGGAAAGAGATGCTTTTTGAGCCGTTGCGGATGGCGCAACCGGACCAGGGAGCGCGGCAGGGCGGCCAGAAAGAGGGGCAGGGGATCCAGG from Desulfovibrio porci carries:
- a CDS encoding LIC12162 family transferase — encoded protein: MNADSLTDTTTGALTGGVTLVLGTMPRGAEPETHWAAGPWCFAGAEDFFPDWEDRFVFAPEPLRDLKVLERAAKEAQALCVDSLPALAARLCPHSAELPAPYWETLLTPWAIDVAKQIVERWQRVKAMTEAWGHLPLLVPLLPENCTFSFRGEHDFTLHGALGVAFNHWLLSRLLEAHWPEAWRKEMLPPLSEAYGDETPTDLKGRLRQWARRAQLRLLFPRLKGMSLWQALRFSLSLLHVSYGRDHSQPLAQTYGSRATGADAALPLDPLPLFLAALPRSLVRLRHPQRLKKHLFPPCLRVASVAAYEDAAYRQRLAVWRAHGNRLMYVQHGGNYGQVRVVCDTALVEYSQHAFGTWGWSEHAGSRGNFIPLPYPQIARIAGRWRGENGRHLLFVGTEMPAYGYRLNSYPTPLQLVQYREDKQWFFEALGRALQSRTFYRPYFDLPGALQDATWLLPRFPRVRLSVGPLTPQMLDCRLLVLDHHGTTMLEALAANVPTILFWTREVWPLTPESEALLDLLARAGIWFGSAEEAAAKANQVWEDPVSWWRSAAVQDARRAYCALQAMMVKGSENPYWTQTLTKL